In one Streptomyces marincola genomic region, the following are encoded:
- the tsf gene encoding translation elongation factor Ts, giving the protein MANFTAADVKKLRELSGAGMMDCKKALDEAEGDVTKAVEILRVKGQKGVAKRESRTAENGAVVALIADDHTSGVLVELKCETDFVAKGEKFQAVAQAIAEHVFATAPADLATLLASEIEPGKSVKDYVDEANASLGEKIVLDRYARLSGGYVASYLHRTSPDLPPQVGVLVELDRENADAAKDVAQHIAAFAPRFLTREDVPEDVVENERRIAEATAREEGKPEAALPKIVEGRVNGFFKENVVLNQPFAKDNKKTVQKVLTEEGVALNGFARFRVGA; this is encoded by the coding sequence ATGGCGAACTTCACCGCCGCCGACGTCAAGAAGCTCAGGGAGCTTTCCGGCGCCGGCATGATGGACTGCAAGAAGGCCCTGGACGAGGCCGAGGGCGACGTCACCAAGGCCGTCGAGATCCTGCGCGTCAAGGGCCAGAAGGGTGTGGCCAAGCGCGAGAGCCGCACCGCGGAGAACGGCGCGGTCGTCGCCCTCATCGCGGACGACCACACCTCGGGCGTGCTGGTCGAGCTGAAGTGCGAGACGGACTTCGTCGCCAAGGGCGAGAAGTTCCAGGCGGTCGCCCAGGCCATCGCCGAGCACGTCTTCGCGACCGCGCCGGCCGACCTGGCCACGCTGCTCGCCTCGGAGATCGAGCCGGGCAAGTCGGTCAAGGACTACGTCGACGAGGCGAACGCGTCCCTCGGCGAGAAGATCGTCCTCGACCGCTACGCCCGCCTCTCCGGCGGTTACGTCGCCTCCTACCTCCACCGCACCAGCCCTGACCTGCCGCCGCAGGTCGGTGTCCTGGTCGAGCTGGACCGGGAGAACGCCGACGCCGCCAAGGACGTCGCGCAGCACATCGCCGCGTTCGCGCCGCGCTTCCTGACCCGGGAGGACGTGCCCGAGGACGTCGTCGAGAACGAGCGGCGCATCGCCGAGGCGACCGCGCGCGAGGAGGGCAAGCCCGAGGCGGCCCTGCCCAAGATCGTGGAGGGCCGGGTGAACGGCTTCTTCAAGGAGAACGTCGTGCTGAACCAGCCGTTCGCCAAGGACAACAAGAAGACCGTGCAGAAGGTGCTGACCGAGGAGGGCGTGGCGCTGAACGGCTTCGCGCGCTTCCGCGTCGGCGCCTGA
- the pyrH gene encoding UMP kinase yields MNKDDKPRRFLLKLSGEAFAGGGGLGVDPDIVHKMAREIAAVVRDGAEIAVVIGGGNFFRGAELQVRGMDRARSDYMGMLGTVMNCLALQDFLEKEGIDSRVQTAITMGQVAEPYIPLRAVRHLEKGRVVIFGAGMGMPYFSTDTTAAQRALEIHAEALLMGKNGVDGVYDSDPAKNASAVKYDALDYGEVITRDLKVADSTAITLCRDNELPILVFELLAEGNIARAVKGEKIGTLVNSQGRRT; encoded by the coding sequence ATGAACAAGGACGACAAACCCCGCCGCTTCCTGCTGAAGCTGTCAGGTGAGGCCTTCGCCGGCGGCGGCGGACTCGGCGTCGATCCCGACATCGTGCACAAGATGGCCAGGGAGATCGCGGCGGTCGTGCGGGACGGCGCGGAGATCGCGGTCGTGATCGGCGGCGGCAACTTCTTCCGCGGCGCGGAGTTGCAGGTGCGCGGGATGGACCGGGCCCGTTCCGACTACATGGGCATGCTCGGCACCGTCATGAACTGCCTGGCCCTCCAGGACTTCCTGGAGAAGGAGGGCATCGACTCGCGCGTGCAGACGGCGATCACCATGGGGCAGGTCGCCGAGCCGTACATCCCGCTGCGCGCGGTGCGCCACTTGGAGAAGGGGCGCGTGGTCATCTTCGGCGCGGGCATGGGCATGCCCTACTTCTCGACCGACACCACGGCCGCGCAGCGCGCACTCGAGATTCACGCCGAGGCGCTGCTGATGGGCAAGAACGGCGTGGACGGCGTCTACGACTCGGACCCCGCGAAGAACGCGTCCGCCGTGAAATACGACGCGCTCGACTACGGCGAGGTCATCACCAGGGACCTGAAGGTGGCCGATTCCACGGCCATCACCCTGTGCCGGGACAACGAGCTGCCGATCCTTGTCTTCGAACTGCTCGCGGAGGGCAATATCGCCCGTGCGGTAAAGGGTGAGAAGATCGGCACACTCGTGAACAGCCAGGGGCGGCGGACCTGA
- the frr gene encoding ribosome recycling factor, whose product MIEEALLEAEEKMEKAVGVAKDDLAAIRTGRAHPAMFNKIVAEYYGTMTPINQLASFSVPEARMAVVTPFDKTALRNIEQAIRDSDLGVNPTNDGHIIRVVFPELTEERRREFIKVARTKGEDAKISIRGVRRKAKEIMDKAVKDGEVGEDEGRRGEKELDDTTARYVAQVDELLKHKEAELLEV is encoded by the coding sequence GTGATCGAAGAAGCCCTCCTCGAAGCCGAGGAGAAGATGGAAAAGGCGGTCGGAGTCGCCAAGGACGATCTGGCCGCGATCCGCACCGGCCGTGCCCACCCGGCGATGTTCAACAAGATCGTGGCCGAGTACTACGGCACCATGACGCCGATCAACCAGCTGGCGTCGTTCTCGGTCCCCGAGGCCCGCATGGCCGTGGTGACCCCCTTCGACAAGACCGCGCTGCGCAACATCGAGCAGGCCATCCGGGACTCCGACCTCGGCGTCAACCCGACGAACGACGGCCACATCATCCGCGTGGTCTTTCCCGAGCTGACCGAGGAGCGGCGCCGGGAGTTCATCAAGGTCGCCAGGACCAAGGGCGAGGACGCCAAGATCTCGATCCGCGGGGTGCGGCGCAAGGCCAAGGAGATCATGGACAAGGCCGTCAAGGACGGCGAGGTCGGTGAGGACGAGGGCCGCCGGGGCGAGAAGGAGCTCGACGACACCACCGCCAGGTACGTCGCGCAGGTGGACGAGCTGCTCAAGCACAAGGAAGCCGAGCTGCTCGAAGTCTGA